One segment of Longimicrobium sp. DNA contains the following:
- a CDS encoding urate hydroxylase PuuD yields the protein MSPPVRELLDLVFRWMHLIAGIMWIGNSLLWNWLDRNLEPSKTGKEGIAGEIWLLHSGAFYFMEKDLRGWDRDRPLHWFKWQAYTTWLTGASLLVVVYYASGGALLIDPAVRDLSPAAAIGIGAGNIVGGWLAYDLFLGRAVSRMGRMGAVAGLALVLAVAFGLTQVFSGRAAFLHVGALLGTLMAGNVFRVIMPAQRVLVSAVERGGRPDPGPAKRAKDRSIHNNYMTFPVLVLMLSSHFPALYGHRWNWLVLGILVVTGATVRHILNIRFGWPRWKPALAATFATSLGFLALLTARPAQSRASSAGEGEQVTFAQANAVIQKRCAVCHSADAADRTFGVAPAGVVFDTPEQIRSRMDRIRARAVETQTMPPANKTHMTAEERALLGRWIAQGGRID from the coding sequence ATGAGCCCGCCCGTGCGCGAACTGCTAGACCTGGTGTTTCGCTGGATGCACCTGATCGCCGGGATCATGTGGATCGGCAACTCGCTGCTGTGGAACTGGCTGGACCGCAACCTGGAGCCCTCCAAGACGGGCAAGGAGGGGATCGCGGGCGAGATCTGGCTGCTGCACAGCGGCGCCTTCTACTTCATGGAAAAGGACCTGCGCGGCTGGGACCGCGACCGTCCGCTGCACTGGTTCAAGTGGCAGGCGTACACCACCTGGCTCACCGGCGCATCGCTGCTGGTCGTGGTCTACTACGCCAGCGGCGGCGCCCTGCTGATCGACCCCGCCGTCCGCGACCTGTCGCCCGCGGCGGCCATCGGCATCGGTGCGGGGAACATCGTGGGTGGATGGCTGGCGTACGACCTGTTCCTGGGGCGGGCGGTTTCGCGGATGGGGCGGATGGGGGCCGTCGCGGGGCTGGCGCTGGTGCTGGCCGTCGCCTTCGGGCTGACGCAGGTGTTCAGCGGGCGCGCCGCGTTCCTTCACGTGGGCGCGCTGCTGGGCACGCTGATGGCGGGCAACGTGTTCCGCGTGATCATGCCGGCGCAGCGCGTGCTGGTGAGCGCGGTGGAGCGCGGCGGGCGGCCGGACCCCGGGCCCGCCAAGCGCGCCAAGGACCGGTCGATCCACAACAACTACATGACGTTCCCGGTGCTGGTGCTGATGCTCAGCAGCCACTTTCCCGCGTTGTACGGGCACCGGTGGAACTGGCTGGTGCTGGGCATCCTGGTGGTCACGGGGGCCACGGTGCGCCACATCCTGAACATCCGCTTCGGCTGGCCCCGGTGGAAGCCCGCGCTCGCCGCCACCTTCGCCACCTCCCTCGGCTTCCTCGCCCTGCTGACCGCGCGCCCCGCCCAGAGCCGCGCATCCAGCGCGGGCGAAGGCGAGCAGGTGACGTTCGCGCAGGCGAACGCCGTCATCCAGAAGCGCTGCGCCGTCTGCCACTCGGCTGACGCCGCGGATCGTACTTTTGGCGTGGCGCCGGCCGGCGTGGTGTTCGACACCCCCGAGCAGATCCGGTCGCGCATGGACCGCATCCGCGCACGGGCGGTGGAAACGCAGACCATGCCGCCCGCCAACAAGACGCACATGACGGCCGAGGAGCGCGCCCTGCTCGGCCGCTGGATCGCCCAGGGAGGCCGGATCGACTGA
- a CDS encoding GNAT family N-acetyltransferase, with the protein MDVYESSGNVFADLGLPDAEERYARAMLSRAIVKEIEARGTTAAMDLAISVESIASLDGYASIPIAFEVASAFEVCREGDRFVLSEESVSPPYIKDYDAIPGEHPAGWAERFDVSKWGVLAARVGGRRVGGAVIAFDTPGLDMLEGRRDLAVLWDIRVAPEARGKGVGAALFHAAEAWARARGCRHIKVETQNVNVPACRFYARQGCVLTTVDPSAYPGLPGEVQLLWYKDLGPAPNT; encoded by the coding sequence ATGGACGTATATGAGAGCAGCGGGAACGTCTTCGCCGATCTTGGCTTGCCAGATGCCGAGGAGCGCTACGCCAGGGCGATGCTCTCTCGCGCGATCGTGAAAGAGATCGAGGCGCGCGGCACGACAGCCGCGATGGATCTCGCGATCTCCGTGGAGTCGATCGCCAGCCTCGATGGGTACGCCAGTATCCCCATCGCCTTCGAGGTCGCCTCGGCGTTCGAGGTGTGCCGCGAGGGCGACCGATTCGTGCTCTCCGAAGAGTCTGTTTCCCCGCCGTACATCAAGGACTACGACGCCATCCCGGGTGAGCATCCGGCCGGGTGGGCGGAGCGTTTCGACGTTTCCAAGTGGGGCGTGCTCGCGGCGCGTGTCGGCGGCCGGCGCGTGGGTGGAGCGGTGATCGCGTTCGACACGCCCGGCCTCGACATGCTGGAAGGGCGGCGCGACCTGGCCGTGCTCTGGGACATCCGCGTCGCCCCCGAGGCGCGCGGCAAGGGCGTGGGCGCGGCGCTCTTCCACGCCGCAGAGGCGTGGGCGAGGGCCAGGGGCTGCCGCCACATCAAGGTGGAGACGCAGAACGTGAACGTGCCCGCTTGCAGGTTCTACGCGCGGCAGGGCTGCGTTCTCACCACGGTCGATCCCTCCGCCTATCCCGGGCTCCCAGGCGAAGTTCAACTGCTCTGGTACAAAGATCTCGGACCGGCGCCGAACACCTGA
- the uraH gene encoding hydroxyisourate hydrolase yields the protein MSAITTHVLDTTRGRPASRVSIRLERGSELLGRGETDADGRLRTLLPAGAALDAGAYRLVFDTGAWFAAQGVDAFYPEVAVDFIVRDGTQHYHVPLLLSPFGYSTYRGS from the coding sequence ATGAGCGCGATCACCACACACGTGCTGGATACCACCCGGGGCCGCCCCGCATCCCGCGTCTCCATCCGCCTGGAACGCGGCTCCGAGTTGCTGGGCCGCGGTGAGACGGACGCGGACGGACGCCTGCGCACCCTGCTCCCGGCCGGGGCGGCGCTGGATGCCGGCGCGTACCGCCTGGTGTTCGACACCGGCGCCTGGTTCGCCGCGCAGGGGGTGGACGCGTTCTATCCCGAGGTCGCGGTGGACTTCATCGTCCGGGACGGCACGCAGCACTACCACGTTCCGCTCCTCCTGAGCCCGTTCGGCTACTCCACGTACCGCGGCAGCTGA